The Melospiza melodia melodia isolate bMelMel2 chromosome 19, bMelMel2.pri, whole genome shotgun sequence genome includes the window CTTCCTGCTCTGTCCAGGACTCTGCAGTCCAGAGCTACTCCCAGCTTTTCATGAGCATTTTgcataaaatagattttttttcttcccttcaaaTATTAGGCTTTATGAaagtttacatttttttctttgtttttttttcctttttttttttttttttttttttttttttatcatttctaCAAGGAGAATCTCATCTCTTTGATTCCTCTCTTGAGCTGACAATTGCCCCCAGCCCATGAGAACACAAAAGCTTCAGAGAAGCCTCACTGAACTTTTCCtcaaaggaaaagtttcatctacAAAGACCTTGTCCATTGTGTCTTTCTCTCCCTGGGAGCGGAAAAGCCCCCATGGAGCCCAGCAGGGCACTGTGCACTGAGAATTACTGAAGTGGAAAACCACAGGAGGTGAGGAGCAAGTCTCACATGCTGAAAGCACCTGCAggtgagcagctcctgcagcccagcagaTGCATCCTCTCCAAAGGCGGAGGATGGgagtcacacagcccagccctgtgccacagcatccctgtcctggcaggagcagggggatGATGAGTTTCTGGTACTCCAAgctgcgaggaggaggaggatgacaaggCACTTGGATAATGGGATACAAACTTGTCTCACTAATATTTTCCTCCCTTATATAGAAAACAAATGAATGCAGAAAAACACTGGGAATGAACTGTCAGCTCAGAAACGTGCTCCCCAGTCAGGGTCAGTACTCCACCATCACCACCTTTTAAAAACCCGAGCACTTTTTCCCCAAATAAGTCATCTGATTTATCATAACCATTAtatgtttggggtattttgaaccCCACATCTAAGAGACTTTGGATAGGAGAAATGGTGTCCATGGGCAGCAAGCCATTGGGGAGATGTCAGTGGAGCACTGAGTGACATCTCCATTTGGGCATTGCAGGCATCTCCAGCTTCTCACAGCGAGAGAGGCCTGGCCTGGAGGGCAACCAGACAGACTGGGAATGTAAAAACCCAGATTGATCTGCTTaatgggagggaaaggagaggtgtCAGCTCTGGGACTGATGGGTTTGGCTCATTTCATGCTCTCTGCTTTAAGGCTCTGACTCCCCACCTCATCCCCCAGCTCCTCCAGTCCCCTTTGCTCACTCTCTGCCCCATGTCCCTCCACAAGGGGCAACTTCACAGCAGGGAAagagccatggggacaccatggaagCCCAAATTGCCCACCCAGGCACCCCTGGGTCCCACAGAGGGGGTGCTGCACATCCTGCCTGCCTCGGGCAGGACACAGAAGCATTTCTGAACGTCAGGAAGCAAAAAAAGCCATCTGTGAGTCTGGAGCAGATGCTGCACAGAGACAAGAGTGAAAGTCTTTGAGGGGAAGGAGGGGGGAAGCAGGGAGATGACAATTAAATAGCTGTTTTAAATGATCTGAAAGATTAAAGGCAGATGaagggttttggatttttttttctctctgggaCAAGCAAGTACAAGATTACCTTTGTGTCTTCTGCCTTCCCAAGCTGCTGGTAAGAGGAAAACCTAAGAGCTGAATCAATCGGCCACATTTcctcatttttttattatttctccaGCTGACATCTTGGGAAGGGGGAGGGAAAGAGAAATCAAGTGAATTAAAATCAATTGGGGGggggaaaagagagaagaaattaTGTAAGAACTGGCAAAACACAGCAGGCAAAGTGGTTATGTAAAGCAATGAACACAAGAGCTTATTTAAATTAGATCTAGCTGCGAGACAGAGCAGGGTGTAAACGGGCTGGGATTAGGCAGGCTGGGCTGTCGTGCATATGCTGAGTTAAAGCCCTGGGTTCCCTGAATAGCCCGTGAAAATAAGGCAGCATTTTAGGGATGCTCCCACCAAacagatgggattgctgctgGAGTCCCTCTCCACCACTGTGGGGATGGATCCACACACCAAAATCCTCTTTTTCTTGTCTACCTGAGGGTGTGGCAGCACTGTGACCTGATGGGACATAGTCCTGCCACAGAGGTGCCTTTGTGAGGCGTGAGCGGCACCCAGGAGTTCCCTGGCGTAGTGGGTGATTTAGAACAGCTCTGTTATTAAAAACCACAGTAGGAGTTTGGCTGTGACTTAAGGAAGAGAAATCAACTTCAATTCCTCTAGTCAATACCAGCATAAACACAGGATTCCTGAAGTATTGACTAATCCTGGGTAGGATTTGCCAGCAAACCTGGGAGAGAATTCAGCCATTTGGTTTTATGGCTTGCAATTTTCACATAATATGGAGAAACGCTTGTCATGTTTATTTACTCTGCATCACAGACCTGATGGTGGGCAGGGCCCTGCCTTCCACAGCACCAGGGCAGTGAGCACATCCCACCACCCTGACAAGGTGCTCCTCACCAGGGGAAAGGGCAAGCGAGTGTTTGCAACATCATACACGGCGTTAATAACTCTGTGAGCCTCCCAGACAAATGGAAATCAAATAGATGAGCTTAATAGAGTGCGTAGAGAGCATGGCAATGGATGTCCTTCATTTCTGTCCCCTTCACACCTGATGCTCTTTGGCAGGTCCCTTCAAAGGCATTGTATGAAGAAATGTAGGCAGgaatgttggattttttttttctctgggaCAAGATTACCAGGGGAAAGTGCAAGGGAGCGTTTGCAACATCATACATGGAATTAATAACTCTGTGAGCCTCCCAGACAAATGGAAATCAAATAGATGATCTTGAAAGAGTGTGTAGAGAGCATGGCAATGGATGTCAAGACTCCTTCCTTTCCACCTCCTTCACACCTGATGCTCTTTGGCAGGTCCCTTCAAAGGCATTGCATGAAGAAATGTAGGCAGAAATAAAGCTGAGGAGCCACTTGGGCAAACAGCTGTTTAGTGTGCAGAGTTATTTACTCTACTAATCATCCAAACTGTGATCAGGCTTCATAAAACATAATAAACAAGGGCTCTGGAGGGATGGGTGAGCTGCAGCCACGCAGGCTGAGCAgatccacagggagcagagaTCCTGCCAAAGGGTGAGGAGGGCCAGAGGAGTTCCCCGAGTGCTGCCCTCACAAATGAGCAacttggagctgctggagctgtggcagtTTCTGGAGGAGCAGGGCCTGCTGCCATGTGTTTTAATAAATGGGATCACACCAGCTGTCTGTGCAAATCAAACATTAGCATGTGTCAGACACTCTCCAGGCACTTGCTGTGGCTTGGGGGACATTTTGCAGCAGAGCCATCCAAGCACAGGCTGTGGGAAAACACCTTCccattgggaattttggggtgcaggagctgcccACACCCAGCTccccttgtgcccagcccaggctcagATGAAATCCTGGGTTTGAGGAAATTTTGGTTtgaggagctctgtgtgtggggGGGACTGACAGTGCACCAGGATTGATGGAtgaaatcctgggattttggtttgaggagctctgtgtgtggggACTGATGGTGCACCAGGATTGGAGGTGTTTCCTTCAGCTTCCCCTCTtccccaggttctgctgtgaaCCTTTCCAGAAAACAGAGGATGAAGGTAAGAAAGCAATAAGCAGGAAAATCAATTTGCACTGCATCTGGCCAGCAAAATTCAGAGCTTTTTGAAAATCAGGGCTGAGGCTGTGCAATGCTGATGGCACACATGGTAGAGCAGGATACTCAGTGGGATCCTGTTTGGGGGAAGTTGGTTCCAGAGCCAGCCCCACAGGCACAGACTCAAAAGTGAACAGGGAAAAACCTCTCATCCTGCCCCAGAACTCTCATTTCTATTGCTGCCACAACAGGGAGCTTTAAAACCTCCTCCAGCTGAAGTGCCATGAAAACATGAATTTACTTGTACGGCTTTAAGAGGTGTTTAATCTATGTGGAAAAAGAACCTAAAACTGGCAGCAGTGCTTTTCAGGGGACGTCTGCCAGCTAAAGAGTTTACTAGACCTAAATAATGTGGCTATAATGGACTCACTCCTGGTACCAGATCCCACGTGGGTGCCAAAATCCAAAGCAGACATCCCTGACTGGCAGAAGCAACATGAAAACTTGGCAGTGGAGAATGTGTAATAAACCAGATCCACAGGCTGATTAAAGTAGCTGCAAGGACAGTGATGAGCAAAGCTGGGAAATAATTCTAAGAATTCTATTTTAGGGGCCACACAGGGCTTTATGCCTCGATGGCAAGAGGTGAGACGTGCCTGGTGTAGGGATGGTGGGGACACACAGTGTCACCCTGCAGAATGTCTCACCTGCTGCTCTTCCTGATTATGTGCTGCCCTGAACAATCTGTAATTGCTGGAAGAATATCAGTCATTACCTCTTAAAGTTGTTGTGGAGCTTAAGTGGTGCAGATTAATACGTGCAAGAACCAAATTTCCTGAATGTTGTTGGaataattacttttttaaaatttttcttacaaGGAATCCTGATTGTTCACATTCACCAAAATCTGTCCACTAAAATCTGAATACTCAAAGCAAACACAGAGGAACTTTTTCAAAATCAGAGATGTTGAATTACTACAGTCAAATAGGCCCTTacaattcagaatattctgtgattctgtgaaatacttTTTCCAGGAAGCTCGTTCCAGTTCAGAGAGGATCCTTCTCCTGTAATGATCCCAGCAAAACCATAGCTCACACTGGTCTCTGAGGGCACAAATGGTTACAATGCCCTGTTCTGGGACAGAACTTGAACTTCTTTCAATCAGTCAACAAATAAAACCACTTGGAGAACTAAAGGCTTCCAAAAAAGAAATGCCAGTTTGCTTTAGACAGTTTGCCAAACAGGAATAGGAGTGAAATGTGTTGAGTgatttattacaagtgatttgccaGCTCGAGCAAGTGCATCACTGCTCTCCTTAATTTAAAGACAGAAAATGAATTCAAAGAGATGCAGAGATGCTCTGAAGCAGCTTGAACCCTCCACGAAGGACCAGGGCTCCAGACTGCCACCCAGCAAGACCTCTGCACGTCACACTGCACATCAGCACTGCCCTTTCTCTCCTGGCTCTTCCATCATTTGTCTTTTTTTAAACCTCTGCGCAGCTCGGGCCGGCTCTCACGCTGTGCCACGGTTTCCATTAACGCACTTCAAACCTGACTTGCAGCTGCTTTGCTTATTCACTCCAGAGCCCTCCCCGGCCCAGGGCCCTGCCTCTCGTTGTGTGATgcttccctgtgctcagaggaATGGAGTGGAACCATGGAAAAACCCTCCTGGCTTGGCAAAGCCACTTCTGCAGCCGGATCCCCCGGGAAGGAACAGAttggcacagtttggggtttggttcttccttctcccccagcagctgcctcttAACTTTTAAATTAATCCACTAGTTAattaaagatatatatatatatgcagaaaAGCCCACAGGTGAACTTCACATACACATAATATATTCATGTCTTCCTACTCCTGACTGGCTAATGGGATAAGGTATAACCTGAATAATTGCAAGAGTGTAAGGTGCACTGAGAATTGTTTAAAGTGTAATCTCCAAAGATATGGCAAGGAAATAATCCTCTGGTTTTAGCCCTACCATGGTAACAACGAGCATCAGTTTAATCCTAGAAGGAAGATGAGTGGAAATAATGCATTTCAGTCCCATTGTTCTCAAATCAGATGGCTCAGTCTCCTCAGAGAGCAGAGAATTTGGGTTAAGTACACTGGGCTGCCGCTGACAAAACCTTCCAGGCATCTACAGGAGAAATGCAGCCCTCACCACCTCGGCTGAAAGTTAGGGATCATGATAAAATGCAGAGGAAATCCAGGGCTTCTATCAGGGCTTGATTTTGGTTTACTTGAACAGTACAGAGGGGAAACTGGGAGAGTTATGTCTAAACATTTACTGACTCTGGTCTTAAATCTAAATGCACATACCCTCACCTGCTTTTAGTGGCAAGGAATGGTTCTGATTCATTTCCATTTAAGTTCCCTCCCTTCAAGTGTGGGAACACCCCAGCGACTTCAGTGCCCATGCAGCTTTAAATTCCAGCTGCCCGCTGATTAACCCCACCTGAAATTCATGTTCCAAATAAAAAATTGAGCAGCTATCACATGCAAGCCTGGCAGCCAAGGGGCTATGGAGAGTGGTGTCTTGCTCTCTTCTGTCCCTCCTTGCGTGTCTCTTACATTTTTCAAGCTCAATGCTCCAGTAAACAAATGCCTCAACCCGCCGGAGCACTGGAGCACGGCAAGTGTTGGTGCTGAAATCCTCTCCACGCATGGGCGTGTTGGATTTAGCACCGTGTGgagagcagcaaagccctgctgaagtcaggaggGGCTGCTAAAACCAGCTAAGGATTTCCCCAAAACTGCAAAAATAGCAGTTTGGCTTCCACCGTGCAGATCCTTTTCAGAAGCCTATGTCCGAAACTTTCTGAAATTAGGAGCTGTCACTACACTGAGGAAAAGGGCTCTGGATCAACACAAAGAACGGGGAGAGATGGCTTTATTTCCCCTGAATTTGCTGGCCGCTTTACAACAGAAGGGGGGGAGATGCAAAAAATGCAGGGAAAGGGTGGAAATTCGGGGGTTTCTGGCCGTGATCGGCCCGCAGGAGCTGCGGACCGGGACACGGGAAGCTCCGGGCATGGGAAACTCCGGGATTTAGCACGGAGCAGGATTTTCCCCGGTGCAAGGTCTCTCTGCTCAGAGTAGCGGGGCAGGAGAGGGGAGCAGCGAGCGGAGCCGAGACCCCCACAAATCCCTCCGGGGCCGGTGCGTCCCGCCAGGGCTGCCCGGGACATCCCATCCCAGACATCCACGGCCGGCACAACCCATCCCAGACATCCCACGGCCGGGACATCCCATCCCAGACATCCCACGGCCGGGACATCCCATCCCAGACATCCCACGGCCGGCACATCCCATCCCAGACATCCCACGGCcggcacatcccatcccatcccatcccatcccagacaTCCCACGGCCGGCACAACCCATCCCGAGCCGGACCCCGCTCCAGCCTTCCCCTCTTCCCCGCCCGGCTCCGCAAAGTTCGGGCAGCCGCTGGAGGAGGCTCCTCACCTGGATGACCGTCTTGAGCGTGGAGGTGTCCACGATGGCCGTGCAGATGAGGGAGTCGGGATCGCGGTCCTTGCCGTAGATCTGCCCCATGGTGAAGATCATGGGGATGGCGAGCAGGAAGGAGGCGATCCAGATGCAGCTGATGAACTTCTTGGTGCGGCTGCGGGACATGATGCTCTTGGCTTTGAAGGGGTGGCAGATGGCCATGTAGCGCTCCACGCTGAGGCTGGCGATGTTGAGCGCCGTGGCATAGGTGCAGGCGTCCCGGAGGAAGTAGTAGCCCTTGCAAACGGCGCCCCCGAAAGCCCAGGGGTGATGGACCCAGATGAAGTTGTAGAGCTCGATGGGCATgcagaggaggaagatgaggaggtcGGAGAAGGCGAGGCTGGCCAGGTGGTAGTGCACGGTGCTCTGCAGGTTCTGCAGCGACTTCTTCCTCACCAGCGTGTACGCCGTGATGGAGTTGCCCACGGTGCCCACCAAGAACAGAGCCAGGTAGATGACGGTCACCATCACTTTGGAGTAGATGTCGGTGTTGACGTCCAGGTCCTCCTCGTCGGGCACTTTGGGGAGCAGGTCGGAGCGGTTGCTGGCGTTGGCATAGCTGGGCTGCGGCTGCAGCGGCCCCGCGGGCACGGCCGGCGCCGTGGCGTTCGGGTGCATCCCCGGCAGCgccgcccggagccgccgctgcccccgGCGCCGAACTTGGCCGGTTTTAACGCGGCGGGAGGAGCCGGCGGTCCCGGGGCTGCCGCGCGTGTGCGAGGGCGAGACGCGCCCCCCGCTCGGTGCCGGTGCGAGCGGCCCCGATCCCgatccctcctccttccctccttccctccctgcggCTCCCCCGCAcacggtgtgtgtgtgtgtgtgtgtgtgtgtgtgagtgtctgtgtgtgtgagtgagtgtctgtgtctgtctgtgtgtctgtgtgtgtgcgcgTGTGTGTGCTGCGCGGAGCCTCCGCGCCGCGCCGGGACAGACACACCGATACAGACACCGGGACAGACACACCGACACACACATCGGGACACCGACACACGCACTCCGGGACACACACTGAGATACGGACACACACACCGGGACACCGACACACAGACCGGGACATGGACACACCGACACACGCACCGGGAGAGGCACCCACACCGACACACCGACACACGCACCGGGACAccgacacacggacacacacactGGGACACGGGCACACTGGGACACGGACACACACTCACTGAGACTCGGGCACATCCCGGGACACCGACACACGCACCAGGACACGCACACACTCACCCCGgtacacacaggcacacaccccGGTGCAGGTGCACACACACCGGGACACgcactgggacacacacacacacacacacacacacacacacacccacacccacacacaccgggacacacacacacacacccacacacacacacacccacacacaccgggacacacccacacacacccacacccacacacacccacacacacacacccgccccgccgtgccccggccccgctgccgagagggttctgcagccccagcccggtgccaAAGCCCGGCCCGTGCAGGGGGAGAGGCAGGGAGAAGGTCCGGGTGGCTGCACAGCCGCTCCCCACCGAGACTGCCCCACATCCCTCCCTAAGGCAGGCACGGCTGAAGCGGAGGGCTGTAAGGGCTGCTTGTGGGGCTGAGCCCCCTCCTGCATCCCCACAGGGTGAGcagagggatcagggctgctctgGCACTTTTGTACATCTGTAGGTGCTGCTGATTCCCAAATAcccactcagctcctgctgctgctgggataaATGCATGTAAATGAAGGGGAAAACACATTTATAAATACCTACCTGCGCCCTGACCTGCTAGGGCACCCTCAGCTGCTTTTTTTTGGTCCCTATCAGTGGCTTTTCCCTTAATATCTTCATATTTGGGGATACGGGTTCCTCTATGAGCTTCCCTGTTGCTGGGACAGGGATTGTGGGGTCTCATGGTGATGCTGAAGGTGACAAATGGATCCTCCACAGGGAATGGTTCCCCAAAGATGGTCTGTGATGGGGTTACCCTTTCAGCCACCCTGTTAATCTCTGGTGAGCTGTTTGTCCACTCAGTCACCTTTGAGAGAAAAATCTTTAAAAGTGAAGTGAGGAGATGGAGGAAAATCTCACTCAGGGCATCACTGGTTTATCCAAAGGCAGCCATAATTGTTCCTGTTCATTAGCAGATGCTGAGTACCTTGTTTCCAACAGCCAGTGGGCTCTGTGTTTGCCCAGGCTCTTACCTAGCTGAAAGATATCTAATTcttcagtaaatcaaataatttcatGAATACAACTGCAAACTTTCCCCAACCATCCGCCAAGAGTCAATATTCCCCCCAGTTCTGCTCCTCTTACGTCCATCCAGTAAGAACCCCTTGGAAGACTAACCAAAATCAGATTTATTTAGTCATGTTATTCATATCAATTTGGAGAGAAATATTTTCCGGCACTCATCCCACTCTAGTTTAGAGAATGACTAATAATCTCTTAACACCAATGTTCCTTCCATTTAAGCTCTTCTATTAGGAAATTTCTATTAGTTGAGAGGAGTTTGTCAGAGCTGCTGTTCCCAGCTGGTCTCCCCAATTGCTCCTGAGCCTTGGACAAGGTCTTGGGGTGGATCAGGAGTATTTATCCTGGAAAAGGAGAGTGGAACATGAGGTGAGGAACAAGGGGTGTACTGAAGGAGAGCTGCAGCTGGGGTCCAAACCTGGCAgtccactgtccccagccctcagcccccaggctgggggagctcagaGCCCCAAGATTTAAGCACAAATCCACAGTTATGGACTAAATATctctcccacaggtgcagcaagAGAGTTCCTTTGGGATCTTCATCTGTAAGGAAGAGTTATTGTCCCTTCTGGCGCTGTAACTTCATTTTGGCCTTGTGAAAAGCTGTTGCTATTCCCACAAACAAGATACCCATCTGCTGGTCTAATTTTGCAGCATGGATGTGCACGTTTATATCAATAGCTGTCTGCAGAAATGCTCTGGTTTGGGTTTTGCTGCCTCATCTTTGTGCACACAGGAGATGCTCAGGCACGGCTACAAGGAGGGAATTGCCCCTGAGTGCTCCATGTGCTGCCTCCTCCACTTTCCCTCCATGCCAAGCACTGAATATCAAGagatataatttaaaaataattctaattGCAAACTGAAAGAGCAGGTACCTGGAAATAATGTGGCTGTTGATCTACAATCAACACTTCAACGGGCTGGTGCAGTTTGTACTGGTGAAATCTCTCCTTTCCTGAAAGTGCACGGGGAAGTTGGTGGGgaccaccccaaaaatgggctgAGTGCTCCCATCAGGAAAGGCCTCAGCAGTGCATTTCTATGAGCTAATTAATTTAGTAAATTCTAATAATTCCTTGTCAGATCTGCCTCAGCCACACAAGAAGGATGCTCAgacagctctgctcctcacaggcagggtgctgagcacagagctTCTCTCCCGGGATGCAGCCTTGCATTCCCCAGGCAGGGATCGACCTTTCCCCCTTTCCAAAAAGTTTTTTACCCAGGCAGGTTCTCCCTTCTGTCCTCACCTGGCTTTtacagagctgggctggtccagcctgagGCCAGCCCTGGAAGGCACCCAAAACATCTCCCCCTTTCCCACCCCTTTCCTGTGCAGCACCTCTTCtctctccctgctgccagctcatgcCCTGGGGGAATTGTGAATTCCCTTTCTACAAAATGAATGACAAAAACATCTCACCTTCACTCCTGCTCCCAGCAAGGTTTTAATCCACATTCCTCTCCCAGCCAAGGCAGAGGCGGGGATGAACCGCATCCTTCTGGTGCTCCAAAGCCTCCACCATAAATCCCCGGTGTTTGTTTCGGAACCAGCCGACCTTTTAGCTAATCTGGGCTCGTTTTAatatattttgtgtgtgtgtgtctgaggcttaaaaaaggaaaagaatcatGGAAACTAAAAAAAAACGCCTGATCTCAAATGTTACTGCAAGGCATTTACTTAAAATCTTGCAGGAAAATGTCACCCAAAGACCTCATCTATTTAAACTGCCTGGACTTCAAGCCGAGGGTCCCACTGTGGCTTAGATGTGAAGCCTCACTCCCCTTTTATGGAGACTCAAgtatttttcatcttttctttttccaggTGATTCCAGTCACTAGGAATTTTTCATGTTAATCTTATTCCTGCCTGATGAAATTGGCCAGGATTTTTCTGCATGGGAAGCAGCAAAGGGAAAGCTCTGCAAGGGGTTGGTGCTAAGAGACAGCATCAACCTTTTCCCCACGGAgcacccagccccaaacccctgtTGGAGCAGGTTTGTGAGGCAGGGGATGCTGGACTGATGGAAGCCTTTAAAATCACTTCCCAGTGGGCTCCCAATAGACAGGCTCTCCCCTAAAAGTCAGGAGTGTCTAAGATGAGTTGGGAAGGTAAAATCCTGGAGTGtacaggggatttttgggggcatgCTGTGCCTGAAAAGCGAGGAAGTGAGGGAGAAAGGGGTGGTAGAAAAAGACATTGATCAGCGTTGTTGGTGGCAATATTGACTGGATCATTACTTACAGGCACTCCTACACTCAACTTATTGCAAAATAAAGTGTTGGTTTGGCTGAGCAATAAACAATATTTACTGCCTTTGGCTAAGCTGTTTTCAGAAGAGTGTTTTAAATCAAACCAGTTGATACACAGGAAACTTATTGACTCTGGTTTTCATGGCAGATTCacctgctgaggctctgcagggtgAGCACGTCGGTGTGGGGGTTGGCAGGGTGGACAGACATGCCCAGAGCAGAGCAATGATCACACACCCCAGCATGTGTGTTCTTGGGCAGCTTCAAAACAGAAAAAGGCAGCCCAAAACCCAGGACAGGCTGTGATGTGTATGGTGATGGTGCTACTGGAAAGAAAATCAGTCTGAAGAAAAATCaatgtctgggaaggaagaactGGGAAATAAGGTGTCAAGGCAACTTTTACAGGTCCTGTACTCTGTGTGTTACATGGTTAAATTCAGTCTTTTATTGAGGCAAAACCCCTTCTAAGATAATGACTGTACTGGCTGACAGACCTGGTAGTATTTGTCTCAAACATCAGAGAGTGATGTGATGCATTAACTGGACACACACAGGAGATACCAACTGCTTTAGCTTGGAGATAAAGGAGTTTGGGGTCCCTTGGGCTGGCACTGCAACAAGCCCAAATCTGATTCCTCACAGCAATAAATGCATTTTGTCTTTATATATGCAGTGCAAGTGCTCACCGCACAGAAGTCGTGCTGCACTCAGGGTTTCTCTTTGCAAATCCTGGGGTTTATTCCAAGAACAAATACCAAAAAAAGGGACAGTGGATCTAAATGGAAACTTTGCGCTCACTGTAGCTGTGACCCTGCATTGTAGCCCCAGGCAGGCACATGCAGATGGGCTGTTCTGGGTTCCCCAGGGTTTAATCTGATTTTGCAGCGGCTCTGCCAGCTGTGCTCCCGACAGCTCCACGCAGCGGTGCCGGCTCGGAGcgcagccctgcctgccaggaggctccagcccagcccagcccagcccttcaCACACCGCACCAGCATCCTCCAGGAGCTCTCAGCACTCAGTTCACAGATTAACCTCATTTTCTCAGCCCTCCTCTGTAAGAGCcaaaatgagagatgtgggactccaggcagctctccaaaatgcagtttattccatccaagatgtcacagcagtccagggttgtgggtgacagagctgtgcctacagctgtcagctccagctgcaggcaggcctggagaccctttggttttggttacattgcattatatatttttctttgctgagcatcttaatacagcagaaccaatctataccttaactattacctatagcctatcataattactataattaccatattcatgttactgttctccaatcactaaaagttagtacattacagtttaagctagaagttgtttttcagttttcttgcagtgaaaaattctgagaccttttttctacttgctacATCTgcaggcttgtttgcctgtgctatctttctgcttggtaaatcatcttcttgtttgaggtgggtttatccttacgctaagtcataaaaaccccttctaactaacacaccctttgcctccttggttagccagcaagactggctcagcaattcttttgttctatatcaaaacttgcttccatctctattccttcatcagactctacatttaaaaatctttctgctaaccataca containing:
- the NTSR1 gene encoding neurotensin receptor type 1, whose translation is MHPNATAPAVPAGPLQPQPSYANASNRSDLLPKVPDEEDLDVNTDIYSKVMVTVIYLALFLVGTVGNSITAYTLVRKKSLQNLQSTVHYHLASLAFSDLLIFLLCMPIELYNFIWVHHPWAFGGAVCKGYYFLRDACTYATALNIASLSVERYMAICHPFKAKSIMSRSRTKKFISCIWIASFLLAIPMIFTMGQIYGKDRDPDSLICTAIVDTSTLKTVIQVNTFISFVFPMVVISVLNTIIANQLLVMFRQAAQENQVCTIGGQQTMLSMSMEPSRVQALKHGVRVLRAVVIAFVVCWLPYHIRRLMFCYVPSSHWTDFLYNFYHYFYMLTNVLFYVSSAINPILYNLVSANFRQIFLSTLTILCLPWRKKKKRLAFTRKSNSISSNHTFSSQVTRETTY